A window of Alkalicoccobacillus plakortidis genomic DNA:
ACAATAACTCTGAGAAAGAAGAGACGTATATAAATCTCTTTATCCGCAAAAAAGTGGATGGCTGTATTTTAGCATCAACGTTATCCAATCCTCAGCTTGTGACGGAACTTGCTATTCAATATATGCCTGTTGTATTAGCTGGACAGGCTATTCTTGAAAAAGATCTTCCGGCCGTATCCGTTCATGATCAACAAGGAGGGTACATAGCTACAACGCATTTAACAGCATTGGGACATCAGCGTATTGCGATTATTATGGAACCAAAGGCATTCAGTAGCTTGGAACGGTTAAAGGGGTACAAAAAAGCATTAAAAGAAGCAGGATTAATCTATGATGAGAATTTAGTTATGACAGCAGACGCAACACTCACGGGAGGCGCAGATGCGTTCCGTCTTTTTGTAGACATGGAACAGCCACCAACGGCCATTTTTGCATGTAATGATGTATTGGCGATCGGGGTATGCCAAGAAGCCCATCGAGCTAGTATTCACATACCCGATGAGCTATCTATTATTGGATTTGATAATACGATCTTAGCATCCGTTACGAGTCCTCCGTTAACCACGGTTGCTCAGCCATTACGAGAGATGAGTCGACAAATGATTACTACGCTTTTAACAAGTTCAAATGAAAAGCGTGGGAATCAGCAATTTGTATTTGAGCCTCAATTGGTCAATCGTCAGTCCACAGCAAAACTCAATTAATGATGGAAACCACCACTCATCGAATCGAGTTCAAAGGAATGGATAACTTCTTCAGTTTCATCAAGAATTTCAACCGTGTGAGAGTCGTACCAGTTATCATCACTTGATGTAATCGATAAAAACGTCTGATTTTCGATTGGGACAGTAACTGTTTCTCCAGAATAAA
This region includes:
- a CDS encoding LacI family DNA-binding transcriptional regulator, with protein sequence MQPTIYDVAKQAGVSIATVSKVVNNKGRIGEQTKKKVIAIMKELNYQPNAFAAALTGKSTQTIGVIIPDLANPYFAELAKCLEDEAHKMGFSLMICSTDNNSEKEETYINLFIRKKVDGCILASTLSNPQLVTELAIQYMPVVLAGQAILEKDLPAVSVHDQQGGYIATTHLTALGHQRIAIIMEPKAFSSLERLKGYKKALKEAGLIYDENLVMTADATLTGGADAFRLFVDMEQPPTAIFACNDVLAIGVCQEAHRASIHIPDELSIIGFDNTILASVTSPPLTTVAQPLREMSRQMITTLLTSSNEKRGNQQFVFEPQLVNRQSTAKLN